ACCCGGAGACGGTGACGACGGTCGCCGACGCGCTGGGGGCGGACGACGACGCCGGGGGGAGCGAGGGATCCGCCGACGATGATGACGATGAGGGTGCCACCGAATCTGTAGACGGTGAGACGGCCGAAGGGCGCACCCACGACGAGCCGTCCACGGACGACGACGAACAGGTCTCACTGGGTGATCTCACGTGAGAGCCGAATCCCTTCGCCTGCGGAACTTCAAGTGCTACGGCGACGCCGAGCTCCGGCTCGGCCCCGGCGTCACGGTCGTCCACGGCGTCAACGGCAGCGGGAAGTCGACGCTGCTCGAGGCCGTCTTCTTCGCCCTCTACGGCTCGAAGGCGCTTTCCGACCGCACGCTCGACGACGTGATCACGACCGGCGAGGAGGAGTGTGCGGTCGAACTCGGCTTCACCCACGACGGCCGGGACTACCGCGTCGAGCGCCACCTCAAACGTCGGGGTGAGCGGGCCGCCACGACGAAGTGCGTGCTCGAGGCGCCCGAGGGCACGATCGAGGGGGCACGGGACGTTCGCCGGCAGATCACCGAACTCCTGCGGATGGACGCCGACGCGTTCGTCAACTGCGCGTACGTCCGCCAGGGCGAGGTGAACAAGCTCATCCACGCCTCGCCGCGGGCGCGCCAGGACATGATCGACGACCTGCTGCAACTGGGTGCGCTCGAGACCTACCGCGAGCGGGCGAGCGACGCCCGCCTCGGCGTGAAGTCGGTGCTCGACGGCCAGCGTGAGGTCCTCGAGAGCCTGCACGACCAGGTCGAACGCAAAGAGGCGAAAGACCTCCACGAACGGCTGAACGGCCTCGAGTCCCGACGAGCCGACGTCAACGAGCGCATCGATCACTACGAGGGACAGCGCGAGCAGGCTCGAGAGACGCTCGAGACCGCGCAAGCCGTCCTCGAGCGCCACGAGGAGACCCGCGAGGAGATCGACACACTCGAGACCGAGATCGACGAGCTGCGGTCGAAGATCGCCGCCACCGAAGGCGACCGCGAGGACGCGAACGCCGAGATTCGGGAGCTAGAAGCCGAACGCGAGGAACTCGCGGCCGAACGCGACGAGTTGCTGGCCACGGTCGATCTCGACGGCGGTGCCGACGAGGTCGCCGATCGAATCGAGCGCCTCGAGAAACGCGACGACGAGCTGCGAGACGACCTCGAGGACGTTCGCGTCGCGATCACGGAAACGAGCGGCGAACTCGACCGGCTCAGGGAGGCGGCCGACGACCGCGAGGCCGAGGCCGAGACGGCCCGCAGCGAGGCCGACGACCTCGAGGAGCGCCTCGAGGCCGACGAGGGGGCGATCGCCGACCGACAGTCGAAGCTGGCGGAACTCGAGGCGCAGCTCGAGACGGCGCGCGGCCGCTTCGACGACGCGCCGGTCGACCGTGGCGAGGCGGCCGACCACCTCGCTTCCCTCGAGGCCGACCGCGAGGAACTCACTGACGAGATCGGCGACGTCACCGCCGAGGTCAGGAGCGTCGAGAACGCGATCGAGGAGGGCGAACGGCTGCTCGAGGAGGGCAAGTGCCCGGAGTGTGGCCAGCCCGTCGAGGACTCACCGCACGTCGACGTGCTCGACGACCGGCGCGAGGAACTCGCGGAAGGCAGGGCGCGCCTCGCGGCGCTCGAGGAGGAACGTGACGAGCTCGACGACCGAATCGACCGCGCGGAGGCGTTGCGCGAGGTCGAGCGGCGGATCGACCGACTCGAGGAGAACCGTGAGAACGTCGAGCAGTTGCTCGCGGAGAAACGTGAGGCGCTCGCGGAGAAACGCGAGAGTCACGACCGACTGCTCGAGGAGGCCGACGAACTCGAGGCCGACGCCGCTGAGAAGCGCGCCGAGGCCGACGACCTCGAGGAGACGGTCGCCGCCCGCCGGGCCGAACTCGGCGAGATCAACGCCGAGCGTGGCGAGCTCAAGGAGACGCTCGAGTCGCTTCGGCGCATCGCCGAGATCGACGACGAACGCGCTGAACTCGCGGGCGAGATCGAGACGCGCCGCGAGCGGCGAGCCGACTGGAAGACGCTGAACGACGAGCGTCGCGAGACGCTCTCGAGCAAGCGCGAGCGCAAGCGCGACCTCGAGGACGAGTTCGACGACGAGCGCGTCGAGACGGCCCGAACGGACAGGGAGAACGCCGAGGCCTACCTCGAGCAGGTCGGCGAGACGATCGCGGAACTCGAGGAGAAACGCGACGGAATCCAGAACGCGATCGGGGCGACGGAGAACGAACTCGAGGAGCTCGAGGCACTGCGCGAGCGCCTCGCGGGCGTCGAGGAGACGTGTGCGAGTCTCGAGTCGCTGTACGAAGAAGCCGAGACGTTACAGGCGACCTACGGCGACCTTCGGACGGAGTTGCGCCAGCACAACGTCGAGACCCTAGAACGGCTGCTCAACGAGACGTTCGACCTCGTCTACCAGAACGACTCCTACGCGTCGATCGACTTAGACGGCGAGTACCAGCTGACGGTTTACCAGAAAGACGGCGAACCGCTCGAGCCCGAGCAGCTGTCGGGCGGCGAGCGGGCGTTGTTCAACCTCAGCCTGCGCTGTGCGATCTACCGGCTGCTCGCCGAGGGCGTCGAGGGAGCCGCACCGATGCCGCCGCTCATCCTCGACGAGCCGACGGTGTTCCTCGACTCGGGACACGTCACCCAGCTCGTCTCGCTGATCGAGTCGATGCGCGACCTCGGCGTCGAACAGATCGTCGTCGTCAGCCACGACGAAGAGCTCGTGGGTGCGGCCGACGACCTCGTCCGCGTCGAGAAGGACGCGACCTCGAACCGGTCGCGACTCGAGCGCGGTGACCCGCCGGAGCTCGCGTTGCTCGCCGGCGATTGAACTGCCTCGTCACTCCAGAACGTCGAGAAGCTGCGCCACGTAGGGACTGTTCTCCCCGCTTCGGTGCGGAGCGATCGACTCGATCAGTGTCCGCGCCGCGTCGTGGCTCATGTGCCCGCCGCGGGCGTAGTCACAGATGAGTCGCGGCGTCGGGACGATCCGCGGACCGGTGAGCACGGCGTGGACGAGTGCGAAGTTCGTCCCGCCGAACTCGTCGGTGAGAAAGCCGTCGGCCTCGAGTGCGTTCGCGAGGACGATTCCGTCCGTTTCGCCATCGTCGAGCCCAAACGCGGGGCGTGAGTCGGGCGTCTCCGATCGGTCGTACGGATCCTCGACGGCGTAATACGCTCTGGCAGCGAGGACGTTCCTCGCGGCTGCCCCGTGGATGTCGTGGTACTGAGCGACGTCACGGAGCTCCGAAACGACCTCCGGTGGGACGACGACGTCACAGGAGGTGAGCAGATACTGGAGCGGATCGGGTGACGTGTCCGTGTCGTACCGGTCGTCGGCACGCGGGACACCGAGGCTCACGAGCGCGCTCGTATCGGCGACGACCGTTCGAAGCCGTACTGGGCCGCTCATCGGTCGTCGGCCGTACCGTTCGTCTTATAAATGTCGACGTCGTCGGGTGGCGCGAGGTCGAACGGCTCGCTCGCCAGGTCCGCTTTGAGGAGCCGAAGCCGTTGTGCGGTCTCCGCACCGACGAGCTGCTTGACCGTCTCGAACTCGAGCTGGTCGTCGTAGTACCGTTCGGCGACCAGCTCCTGGAACGAGTCACGCTCTGCGGTCTCCTCGAGGTACTCGCGGATGGCTTCGACGAGCAGGTCCGTTCGGTCCTTGTCGAAGAGGTCGGCGATCGCGTCCAGTCGCTCGACGAGGTACTCCGGAGACTGGAAATGGACGCGTCGGGGCTCGTCACTCGCACTCATCTCATGTGCATACTATGCACATGTCCGGATAACGCTTTCGCCCCATGCATCTCAGACGAGGCTCGCGCCGTCGAACTCACCGCGGCTGAACTCGACGTCCATCAGCTCGAGGATCGTCGGTGCGATGTCTAACAGGTCGGCGTCGCCGATCGACGCGTCCGGGTCGTCGACGAACAGCGCCGTGTCGTCGAAGCTGTGCATGCCGTTTCGCGGGCCGGTGTCGAACACCTCGCTGTCCGCCTTGAAGCCGGATTTGAGGTCGAAGCCCTTCGCCGGGATGGCCACGAGGTCGGGAGCGATCTCGTCGTGGTCGCCGCGGAAGGCGTCTTCCTTCTCGACCACGCGCTCGACGACCGGTTTCCCGTTCGGTCCCTCGAGTTCCTCGAGCATTCCCTTCAACTCCTCGCGGACGTCGTCGTACTCCTCTTCTGTGACCGAGCCCCGGGGCTCGCGGCCCTCGAGGTTGAGGTAGAACCGGCCGGGGATGAACGAGTACGCGCGCGTCTCGTCGGCGATGTCGCCGAGTTCCTGGGGCTCGTCGGTCTGGAACGAGAGCCAGCCCTCCTCGCGGAGCCACTCGTTGCAGTGGACCTCGTAGTCGAGGCTCGTGAAGCCGTGATCGGAGGCGACGATCAGCGTCACGTCGTCGGGCAGCGAGTCGCGGATGCGGCCAATGTAGTCGTCGAGCTTCCGGTAAAAGTCGAGGAACTCCTCTCTGTACTCGCCGTCGCGCTCGTAATCCTCGAAGAGGAAGTGGTTGACTCGGTCGGTGGTCATGAAGACGCCGAAAAAGAGGTCCCAGTCGTCCTCGGCGAGGTAGTGGCTGAATGCCTCGAAGCGGGCGTCGAGCGTCGCGTGGGCGTCCTCGATGAAGTCGGCCTTGTCCTCCTCGTGTCCCAGCTTTGGATCGACGTCGATTCGGTAGTCGATCGACTCGAGATACTCGCGGACGTCGTCGGGGTAGGCGGCCCGTTCGAGGCCGGGGGAGAGAAAGCCCGAGACCATCCGCGTGACGTTGCGCTGGGGCGGGAATGTGACGGGGACGTTCAGCACGGTCGCTCGTCGTCCCTCGTCGGTGACGCGGTCCCAGACGCGGGTGGCCTGAACCTCGTTACCCATCGGGACGTAGGTGTCGTAGGTGCCGACTTCGCGGTCCTGGAAGCCGTAGACGCCCGTTTCTCCCGGATTCATCCCCGTCGTCAGCGCAGGCCAGCAGGCGCTCGACTCCGGCGGAACGATGCTCGAGATCTCGCCGGCTACACCCTCCTCTGCGAGCGCGGCGAATGCAGGAAACTCCTCACGGTGCTCGGTGAGGAGACTGTACGGCACGCCGTCGATCCCGATGAATGCGACGCGGGGGTGTCCATTGCCCCGGAGTCGGTCGAAGAGACCCATGGAGGCCCGTAGTCCGACCGCGTACAAGAAGGTTCGTCTCGAGACACTGTTTTCGAGAACGTCGACGTCGCCAGCGGCCGCCTCACCCGTCGGCGCGGACTCCTGAGGCTCGAAGACGACCGTCGGGGGGCGTACCGGGCGGACTCAGTCCCGACGGTTGCCCGGTGCGTCGGGATCGAAGTTCGCCGGAACGACGGTGGGGTGGGCCATGCCGATCCCGGAGTCGGACGAATCGGTCGACGACTTCGGGTTCCGCACGGGGTGGTTCTTGGTTGCCATCACAGGCAGAGCTAGGGACGCACGGCCCATAAAATTACTCATGCTCATAACTCATCGTCCGTGGGACGTGCATAACTCGAGTGAATCGGTGGCCGTGCCGTCGTGCGGTCGGCGATGTCCGTCCGGTCGCAGTGAGACGGTCGACGCGAGTATCCACTCACGGTCGGACCGACGACGCGAAAAACGGTGTGCGACTTAGCCGAAGTGCTCTTCGTAGAGCTCCTGGGCGTGCTCGATGGCGTCGTAGGCCGCCTGTCGGTCCTCCCAGCCGAGCGTCTCGACTTCCTTGCCGGCCTCGAGGTTCTTGTAGGTCGCGAAGAACTCGTCGATCTCGTCGCGGGTCTGCTGGGGGATGTCCTCGAGGTCCTCGATGTGGTCGTATCGGGGATCCTCGACGGGAACGGCGATCACCTTGTCGTCCTGCTCGCCGTCGTCGTCCATCTTCATGAGCGCGACCGGCCGGGCCTCGATGACGCAGCCGGGGAACGTCTGGTCTTCGACGAGCACGAGGACGTCGAAGGGGTCCTCGTCGTCGTAGTAGCTCTGTGGGATGAAGCCGTAGTCAGAGGGGTAGTGGACGTTCGAGTGGAGCACGCGGTCGAGCATCACGCCCGGGATGTCCTTGTCGTACTCGTACTTGTTGCGCTCGCCTTTCAAACACTCGACGACCGCGTAGATCTCTTCCGGTGCGTTCGGTCCCGTCTCGAGGTCTTCCCAAAGGTTCACCATGCAGGTGAGAGTCAGCGGTGGATCAAAAAGTACTTTCGTAATCGTCCGACAGTGGAAGGTAACGGCAGCCCTGAACAGCGTCGACCGGGCCGACCGACTTCGCCGCCGGCCGATCCGTTCGGGGTTTGCCGCCGGGTCGAGTCTCGATCCTACCAGTACGACAAGACGAATAGTTGGTAAGTCTTAAATAGTCTGGTGACATTTACCCACCCATGTCAGAGGCACAATCAATCACCGGCAGTGAGGGCATCGCACGGGAACTGACGGCGTTCCAGAACAACATCCTCGTCATCCTCGCCAAAGAGCCAATGTACGGACTGGCGATCAAGCGCGAACTCGAGGACTACTACGGGACCGAGGTCAACCACGGGCGCCTCTACCCGAACTTAGACGAGCTCGTCGACCTGGGGCTGGTCGAAAAGAGCGAACTCGACAAGCGGACCAACCAGTACTCCCTGACCGACGGCGGCTACGAGGCCGTCCTCGACGGCGTCGAGTGGACCTTCTCGAAGGTCGTCACGGGCGACGACCGCGCCGAGGAGCTCAAGGCACTCGTCGACGAGAGCTACTGAACGTCCTCGACCGAGAATTCGGGCACCTCTCGGTCGACCGTCTTGAACAGGAGCTCGATCGACTCCTCGATCACCGCTCGCTGTTCGTCTGACGGCCACGCATTTCTCACGAAGTACTCGGAGAGAAACTCCGCCAGCTCGTCCTGACTCACGGAGTCGATCGGGCGCGCGTAATGATTCCCCATGAAGTCCGCGAGCGCCTCGACGTTGTCGCCGTGGACGTCGCCGTGTTCGCTTCGCACCGCCGTGACGAGTTCCCGATTCTGGGCGTCGAGTGTCGCCCAGTCGTCCGGATCGCCGGCGCCCTCGAGTGGAATCTCGACCGCCCGCGAGAGATCCTCGATTCGATCGGTTCGAACCACACCATCGGTGTTGAGCCACGCGTCGGGGTGGAGCACGAGGGTATCGTTCCCGCCGGCCTCGCGAACGCGGGCCGTAAACTCGTGATCGGCGAGCAGTTGCTCCCGTCGCTCCCGGTAGGCCGCTTGCTCACCGTCGTCGACGGCGTTTCTCGCCAGCCGCGTCAGTCGCTCCGCTTCGTCGATCGTCTCCTCCGGAAGGTCGCCCCCGTCGGGGTCGGATGGTTCCTCGTGGACGTCACTCATAGCTGTTAGCCGTCCTACGAACGGTCACCGTTTTTGGCTGTCGGTTCACACCGACAGTTGCAGTCTCAGTTCCCGTCCATCGCCTCGTTCGCCAGCGCGTCCGCGCGCTCGTTCACTTCGCGGGGGACGTGCTCGAGCGTCCACGTCTCGAACGACGAGAGGAGTTCGAGGGCGGTCACAC
This portion of the Natronobeatus ordinarius genome encodes:
- the rad50 gene encoding DNA double-strand break repair ATPase Rad50, which translates into the protein MRAESLRLRNFKCYGDAELRLGPGVTVVHGVNGSGKSTLLEAVFFALYGSKALSDRTLDDVITTGEEECAVELGFTHDGRDYRVERHLKRRGERAATTKCVLEAPEGTIEGARDVRRQITELLRMDADAFVNCAYVRQGEVNKLIHASPRARQDMIDDLLQLGALETYRERASDARLGVKSVLDGQREVLESLHDQVERKEAKDLHERLNGLESRRADVNERIDHYEGQREQARETLETAQAVLERHEETREEIDTLETEIDELRSKIAATEGDREDANAEIRELEAEREELAAERDELLATVDLDGGADEVADRIERLEKRDDELRDDLEDVRVAITETSGELDRLREAADDREAEAETARSEADDLEERLEADEGAIADRQSKLAELEAQLETARGRFDDAPVDRGEAADHLASLEADREELTDEIGDVTAEVRSVENAIEEGERLLEEGKCPECGQPVEDSPHVDVLDDRREELAEGRARLAALEEERDELDDRIDRAEALREVERRIDRLEENRENVEQLLAEKREALAEKRESHDRLLEEADELEADAAEKRAEADDLEETVAARRAELGEINAERGELKETLESLRRIAEIDDERAELAGEIETRRERRADWKTLNDERRETLSSKRERKRDLEDEFDDERVETARTDRENAEAYLEQVGETIAELEEKRDGIQNAIGATENELEELEALRERLAGVEETCASLESLYEEAETLQATYGDLRTELRQHNVETLERLLNETFDLVYQNDSYASIDLDGEYQLTVYQKDGEPLEPEQLSGGERALFNLSLRCAIYRLLAEGVEGAAPMPPLILDEPTVFLDSGHVTQLVSLIESMRDLGVEQIVVVSHDEELVGAADDLVRVEKDATSNRSRLERGDPPELALLAGD
- a CDS encoding ribbon-helix-helix domain-containing protein; translated protein: MSASDEPRRVHFQSPEYLVERLDAIADLFDKDRTDLLVEAIREYLEETAERDSFQELVAERYYDDQLEFETVKQLVGAETAQRLRLLKADLASEPFDLAPPDDVDIYKTNGTADDR
- a CDS encoding alkaline phosphatase family protein; this encodes MGLFDRLRGNGHPRVAFIGIDGVPYSLLTEHREEFPAFAALAEEGVAGEISSIVPPESSACWPALTTGMNPGETGVYGFQDREVGTYDTYVPMGNEVQATRVWDRVTDEGRRATVLNVPVTFPPQRNVTRMVSGFLSPGLERAAYPDDVREYLESIDYRIDVDPKLGHEEDKADFIEDAHATLDARFEAFSHYLAEDDWDLFFGVFMTTDRVNHFLFEDYERDGEYREEFLDFYRKLDDYIGRIRDSLPDDVTLIVASDHGFTSLDYEVHCNEWLREEGWLSFQTDEPQELGDIADETRAYSFIPGRFYLNLEGREPRGSVTEEEYDDVREELKGMLEELEGPNGKPVVERVVEKEDAFRGDHDEIAPDLVAIPAKGFDLKSGFKADSEVFDTGPRNGMHSFDDTALFVDDPDASIGDADLLDIAPTILELMDVEFSRGEFDGASLV
- a CDS encoding inorganic diphosphatase, which gives rise to MVNLWEDLETGPNAPEEIYAVVECLKGERNKYEYDKDIPGVMLDRVLHSNVHYPSDYGFIPQSYYDDEDPFDVLVLVEDQTFPGCVIEARPVALMKMDDDGEQDDKVIAVPVEDPRYDHIEDLEDIPQQTRDEIDEFFATYKNLEAGKEVETLGWEDRQAAYDAIEHAQELYEEHFG
- a CDS encoding PadR family transcriptional regulator, with protein sequence MSEAQSITGSEGIARELTAFQNNILVILAKEPMYGLAIKRELEDYYGTEVNHGRLYPNLDELVDLGLVEKSELDKRTNQYSLTDGGYEAVLDGVEWTFSKVVTGDDRAEELKALVDESY
- a CDS encoding DUF7108 family protein codes for the protein MSDVHEEPSDPDGGDLPEETIDEAERLTRLARNAVDDGEQAAYRERREQLLADHEFTARVREAGGNDTLVLHPDAWLNTDGVVRTDRIEDLSRAVEIPLEGAGDPDDWATLDAQNRELVTAVRSEHGDVHGDNVEALADFMGNHYARPIDSVSQDELAEFLSEYFVRNAWPSDEQRAVIEESIELLFKTVDREVPEFSVEDVQ